A stretch of Alkalicella caledoniensis DNA encodes these proteins:
- a CDS encoding ISNCY family transposase, with translation MDENQKYEIIKKLVETNGNKKTAALKIGCTPRHISRLIKGYKEKGKAFFIHGNRGRQPSITLSEDTKKLILDLYRTKYYDCNLTHFSELLNEMEDIKVSVGTITSILRKEFILSPMATRSSRKALKKELKDLQAKTKSMKKAAVIQSSILDIEDSHPRRPRCAYFGEMLQMDASMHEWFGGIKTHLHVAIDDATGQMLGAYFDEQETLKGYYNVLNQVLTNYGIPYQFFTDNRTVFEYKRKYEKKKEASVEKDTFTQFGYACKQLGIDIQTSSVPQAKGRVERVFGTLQSRLVVELRLRGVSSIEEANKFLYSYIKKFNKRFALPIDSIKSVFETQPDNDKINLTLAVISSRKIDNGSCIKYHNEYYLPVNAYGVAVHYRKGTTAMVIKAFDGDIYCCIGEQVYLLELLPHHKPSSKAFDLATLPEKPKKKYIPPMSHPWKQASFERYLKKQLHRNNIA, from the coding sequence ATGGATGAGAATCAGAAATATGAAATAATTAAAAAGTTGGTAGAAACTAATGGCAACAAGAAAACTGCAGCCCTTAAAATCGGGTGTACACCTAGGCATATCAGTAGGCTAATCAAAGGGTATAAAGAAAAAGGTAAAGCTTTTTTCATTCATGGAAACCGTGGTAGGCAACCTTCAATAACCTTATCTGAAGATACCAAGAAGTTAATCTTAGACTTATACCGCACTAAGTATTATGATTGTAATCTAACCCATTTTTCAGAGCTTCTTAATGAGATGGAAGACATCAAAGTATCTGTCGGTACCATTACTTCTATTCTTAGGAAAGAGTTCATCCTTTCGCCAATGGCAACACGATCTTCTAGGAAAGCATTGAAGAAAGAACTAAAGGATCTTCAAGCTAAAACTAAATCTATGAAGAAGGCAGCTGTCATTCAAAGCTCCATTTTAGATATAGAGGACTCTCATCCTAGGCGTCCTAGGTGTGCTTACTTTGGAGAAATGCTCCAAATGGACGCTTCCATGCATGAGTGGTTTGGTGGCATAAAAACACACCTTCATGTAGCAATCGATGATGCCACAGGGCAAATGTTAGGCGCTTACTTTGATGAGCAGGAAACGTTAAAAGGCTACTACAATGTTCTTAATCAGGTCCTAACTAACTATGGAATCCCTTATCAGTTTTTTACAGATAATCGCACTGTATTTGAGTATAAAAGAAAATACGAAAAGAAAAAAGAAGCTTCAGTTGAAAAAGATACATTTACTCAGTTCGGATATGCATGTAAGCAGTTAGGAATCGACATTCAGACATCTAGCGTTCCACAAGCAAAAGGGCGGGTTGAAAGAGTATTTGGCACTCTTCAATCCCGCCTAGTCGTAGAGCTACGCTTGAGAGGTGTCTCCTCAATTGAGGAGGCAAACAAATTCCTTTACTCCTACATAAAAAAATTCAACAAGCGATTCGCTTTACCTATTGATAGTATCAAATCTGTGTTCGAAACGCAACCAGATAATGATAAAATCAATCTAACACTGGCGGTAATTTCTTCTAGAAAAATTGATAATGGGAGTTGTATTAAATATCATAATGAGTATTATCTGCCTGTTAATGCTTATGGAGTTGCAGTGCATTACCGTAAGGGTACTACAGCTATGGTCATTAAAGCCTTTGATGGGGACATTTACTGCTGTATTGGTGAACAGGTTTATTTGCTTGAGTTGCTACCACATCATAAACCCTCTTCAAAAGCATTTGATCTAGCAACTCTTCCTGAGAAACCTAAGAAAAAATATATTCCTCCAATGAGTCACCCATGGAAACAGGCATCATTTGAAAGATATTTAAAAAAGCAATTACATAGGAACAACATAGCTTAG
- a CDS encoding DUF6608 family protein, whose translation MKTKISLKGKDLYSKILHNKFITICILFTIFTLLDTIPIILGLWAAKVGMGPYVHLLGRFILHSILVSGVYIFDVLRKSIKSKLLIYTITFILTWGLLLAYLWTNSLFAELHPDAYLDMTRSYLFLYLLLGVVLLISNTSRKIIKNKRKKL comes from the coding sequence ATGAAAACAAAGATTTCGCTTAAAGGAAAAGATTTATATTCAAAGATATTGCATAACAAATTTATTACCATATGCATTTTATTTACTATATTTACATTACTAGATACTATACCAATTATATTAGGTCTCTGGGCAGCAAAAGTAGGAATGGGTCCATATGTACACTTATTAGGTAGATTTATTCTGCATTCAATACTTGTTAGTGGTGTGTACATATTTGATGTTTTAAGAAAAAGTATTAAATCGAAACTGTTAATTTATACAATAACTTTTATTCTCACCTGGGGACTTCTTTTGGCATACCTGTGGACTAATAGTCTTTTTGCTGAATTACACCCTGATGCATATCTAGATATGACAAGAAGTTATCTATTTTTGTATTTGCTTTTAGGAGTAGTATTATTAATTAGCAATACTTCAAGGAAAATAATTAAGAATAAAAGAAAAAAGCTGTAG
- a CDS encoding alpha/beta hydrolase family protein — translation MKRIITEISKIKDIPYMIFYKEDGKKLPLVIICHGFNCDKYTSATMAIKLAEKGFCAITFDSSKHGERYDGFLDNITCDADFGTALYSIIRDTYTDISIIVNGMSNDPRIDTSKIGLTGGSMGAMATYYALTKSRDIKVAVPIIGTPDFVSSLMYGMEKEDECQFASPEEKKVLEFVKELDPYQHLIENENRPLLIINASKDDDVPPQRSIDFYNEIKVRYEKEGIPIEQFIADEFHFMSQEMIDKAVDWFEKYLN, via the coding sequence ATGAAAAGAATTATAACAGAAATCAGTAAAATAAAAGATATACCTTATATGATATTTTACAAGGAGGATGGCAAAAAGTTACCCTTAGTGATAATTTGTCATGGTTTTAATTGTGATAAGTACACGAGTGCAACTATGGCTATAAAGTTAGCTGAAAAGGGATTTTGTGCCATTACTTTTGATAGCTCAAAACATGGCGAACGCTATGATGGATTTTTAGATAATATTACTTGTGATGCTGATTTTGGAACAGCACTTTATTCAATCATTAGGGATACCTACACTGATATTTCAATCATAGTTAATGGTATGTCAAATGATCCTAGGATTGATACCTCAAAGATTGGCCTTACAGGGGGTTCCATGGGGGCCATGGCGACTTATTATGCGTTAACGAAGAGTAGAGACATAAAAGTGGCAGTGCCCATCATAGGAACACCGGACTTTGTAAGTTCCCTCATGTATGGGATGGAAAAAGAGGACGAATGTCAATTTGCATCTCCCGAGGAAAAGAAGGTTCTTGAGTTTGTTAAAGAACTTGACCCATATCAGCACCTAATAGAAAATGAAAATAGGCCTTTACTGATAATTAACGCTTCAAAGGATGATGATGTACCACCCCAAAGGTCTATTGATTTTTATAATGAAATTAAGGTGAGATATGAAAAAGAAGGTATACCTATAGAACAATTTATCGCAGATGAGTTCCATTTCATGTCCCAGGAAATGATTGATAAAGCAGTAGACTGGTTTGAAAAGTATCTTAATTAG
- a CDS encoding TetR/AcrR family transcriptional regulator, whose amino-acid sequence MARPIDPDKHEKIRDAAIQLFYEQGINDTSIQQIAKAAGIAKGTIYLYYKDRESLIEDVVGYCYKQHLTFSMVGVKDQVSCCNKLKLRVRNFLFWTHNNPKEAAVIRSYYVPVNLNETENVFFEQSYSINKKIIQEGLDKGEIKQLPIDFICKIFFSLVEGMSTYAKKNPAILKNELLLEKMLDTLIDSIRNK is encoded by the coding sequence ATGGCTAGACCCATAGATCCTGATAAGCATGAAAAAATAAGGGATGCTGCTATTCAGTTGTTTTATGAGCAAGGTATTAATGACACAAGTATTCAGCAGATTGCAAAAGCTGCTGGAATTGCTAAAGGTACTATATATTTATATTACAAAGATAGGGAGAGCCTAATTGAGGATGTTGTGGGTTATTGCTATAAGCAACATCTTACTTTCTCAATGGTCGGGGTTAAAGATCAGGTCTCATGTTGCAATAAACTCAAATTGCGTGTTAGAAACTTCTTGTTTTGGACCCATAACAATCCTAAAGAAGCAGCAGTAATACGTTCTTACTATGTTCCAGTTAACTTAAATGAAACTGAAAATGTCTTTTTTGAGCAGTCTTATTCTATAAATAAAAAGATTATCCAAGAAGGTTTAGACAAAGGTGAGATTAAACAATTACCCATAGATTTTATATGCAAAATATTTTTTAGTTTAGTAGAAGGGATGTCAACTTATGCAAAAAAGAATCCAGCCATCTTAAAAAACGAGTTGCTTTTAGAAAAGATGCTGGATACTTTAATAGATAGTATTCGCAATAAATAG
- a CDS encoding FAD-dependent oxidoreductase, which yields MKMKQSKVFIVFMSMILVLSLLAGCSNSGSESEDLFTPGTYTATAKGHEGEITVEVTVSKDEIVSVEVVDHSETAGIGDAAINIIKEKITTNQTLNVEVVTGATVTSKAILEAVELALTQAGANIDALKNKGNNNDGGQAVTLETDVVVVGGGVAGLAAALEAKNNGADVIVVEKLPFAGGSTIRSGGKILAANTSIQESLGIKDNAADFAAFLMEIGENQVDEDFINLIANNSAENIEWLMENGVEFAQDIEPLHGYRSPARGHYTADSSGAGIITPLENTLKEKGVEILYSTPALELIQDGGKVIGIYAENDNGDKITINAKAVILATGGFTRNPDLVDEYFTNLGNFSTNVGEGNTGDGITMGLAAGADVIMPNAGIDIMMNFATGYGYGEEATELFVTPDGERFMDERDFHFKRTRILYDYGFDNFWYIIDEKSYNDRVAGAVQANMAFEADTIEELAGKIGIKPEVLKTTVERYNELCVKGKDLDFNKPSQYMVPINQGKFYALAMTKSNSGTHGGLKINIDAQVINKDGNVIPGLYAAGEVASGQILHQEYPGSGTAIIAFLTFGRQAGAAAAME from the coding sequence ATGAAAATGAAACAATCGAAGGTCTTTATAGTTTTTATGTCCATGATTTTGGTACTGTCATTACTAGCGGGTTGTTCAAACTCAGGATCTGAATCAGAGGATCTTTTCACACCAGGTACTTATACAGCCACTGCTAAAGGACATGAAGGAGAAATCACAGTAGAAGTAACAGTGAGTAAAGATGAGATAGTATCTGTAGAGGTAGTTGATCATTCTGAGACTGCTGGTATTGGTGATGCAGCAATAAATATTATTAAAGAGAAAATCACAACAAATCAGACTCTAAATGTTGAAGTTGTAACAGGAGCTACTGTAACTAGTAAAGCCATATTAGAAGCGGTAGAATTAGCTTTAACCCAGGCGGGTGCTAATATTGATGCACTAAAAAACAAAGGTAACAACAATGACGGTGGACAAGCAGTAACTTTAGAAACAGATGTAGTTGTTGTAGGTGGTGGAGTTGCTGGTTTAGCAGCTGCTCTGGAAGCAAAAAATAACGGAGCAGATGTAATAGTAGTTGAAAAACTGCCTTTTGCTGGTGGTAGCACCATTAGATCAGGGGGGAAAATTTTAGCAGCAAACACATCTATTCAGGAAAGTCTGGGAATTAAAGACAATGCAGCAGACTTTGCAGCCTTTTTAATGGAAATTGGAGAAAACCAGGTAGATGAAGATTTTATTAATCTGATTGCTAATAACTCAGCTGAAAATATTGAGTGGTTAATGGAAAATGGTGTGGAGTTCGCTCAAGATATTGAGCCGTTACACGGCTACAGATCACCTGCTAGGGGGCATTACACTGCTGATTCTAGTGGAGCAGGTATTATCACACCCCTAGAAAACACTCTAAAGGAAAAAGGAGTGGAAATTCTTTACAGCACTCCGGCTCTTGAGCTTATCCAAGATGGAGGAAAGGTAATTGGTATATATGCGGAAAATGATAATGGGGATAAAATTACCATTAACGCGAAAGCAGTTATTCTGGCAACAGGCGGATTTACAAGAAACCCTGATCTAGTAGATGAATACTTTACCAACCTCGGTAACTTCAGTACAAATGTAGGGGAAGGAAATACAGGGGATGGTATAACAATGGGATTAGCAGCTGGCGCTGATGTAATTATGCCAAATGCAGGAATTGATATAATGATGAACTTCGCTACAGGGTATGGTTATGGAGAAGAGGCAACAGAACTTTTCGTGACTCCAGATGGTGAAAGGTTTATGGATGAAAGGGATTTCCACTTTAAAAGAACTAGAATCCTTTATGATTACGGCTTTGATAACTTCTGGTATATTATCGATGAAAAGTCCTATAATGATAGGGTAGCTGGGGCAGTTCAGGCAAATATGGCATTTGAAGCAGATACCATCGAAGAGCTGGCAGGAAAAATTGGTATAAAACCAGAAGTACTAAAGACAACTGTGGAAAGATACAATGAACTTTGTGTAAAGGGAAAAGACCTTGATTTCAACAAACCATCCCAATACATGGTGCCGATAAACCAAGGCAAATTCTATGCATTGGCCATGACCAAATCTAACAGTGGAACACATGGTGGTTTGAAAATAAATATAGATGCACAAGTTATTAATAAAGACGGTAATGTGATACCCGGTCTTTATGCTGCTGGAGAAGTAGCTTCCGGACAGATACTACATCAGGAATATCCTGGAAGTGGAACGGCTATTATTGCATTCTTAACTTTTGGAAGGCAGGCTGGTGCTGCAGCTGCCATGGAATAA
- a CDS encoding 2'-5' RNA ligase family protein, producing MSDEVAKSVMCLIPDNEIEGLENFRQKYINGPGKSVPFHVTLLSNFYLPKEIDESIINTLTEIARSTGKFKFAAKPLSIFPTTNVIYLTPSPATHIEALTTRLHDAFPKFYKPEYGLPIFHMTIALGNPPEATDKITYEYKEQFGYKPLPLTAGHIAIYVQKGEEWHHYLSLDL from the coding sequence ATGAGTGATGAAGTAGCAAAGAGTGTCATGTGTTTAATCCCTGATAATGAAATAGAAGGACTAGAGAATTTTAGACAAAAGTACATAAATGGTCCTGGCAAAAGTGTACCCTTTCATGTAACACTTTTGTCTAATTTCTACTTACCCAAGGAAATCGATGAATCAATTATTAATACACTAACAGAAATAGCTAGAAGTACTGGAAAATTTAAATTCGCAGCAAAACCACTATCGATTTTTCCAACTACTAATGTGATATACTTAACACCTTCTCCGGCTACTCATATTGAAGCTTTAACCACGAGACTCCATGATGCATTCCCGAAATTTTATAAACCAGAGTATGGTTTACCAATTTTCCATATGACCATAGCCCTTGGTAATCCACCTGAGGCTACGGATAAAATAACATACGAATACAAAGAACAGTTTGGCTATAAACCTTTACCCTTAACAGCTGGACATATAGCAATATATGTCCAAAAAGGAGAGGAATGGCATCATTACCTTTCATTAGACTTATAA